One stretch of Bacteroidota bacterium DNA includes these proteins:
- a CDS encoding LPP20 family lipoprotein, translated as MKSKILFIFLITSFAFSQVPNWYSTHTHPKYPTAQFIIGVGTGGSNSAGIDAAKKSAMADIASQLRIQVQSEMKEFTQNLSVNDDEQVYSDFKRQSRTVVSDEITGADVIETVVDEQSATTYALVVLNREKYSGSLRAELENGWKQASDLRAAGNDFFAKGKLIEAIQSINQIKQIIAPLLAKQILHNAAAAAPFTFPSVFNPAALQGDIRTFLANVKMEKKSGDNQKGKIGEKFSTSFIVTVKANGVACSGITVAFLIDEKNKLGESITDEKGDASFSTIVRSGNGIKAKIALPGLGREFEQNINSSAVVFSWNAQASDKAFSITVNAKNKKLAESVQSKLSSAITQIGYKVVTMSNNTLSIEVTSGVPGKIEGMAGTLYNITLEATVHRKDNASNSIIGSATFSAKGVGSSEDEAMIKAASALKIEQAALSELLQK; from the coding sequence ATGAAATCAAAAATACTATTTATTTTTTTAATCACTTCATTTGCTTTTTCTCAAGTTCCAAATTGGTATTCCACTCACACTCATCCTAAATACCCGACAGCACAATTCATTATTGGAGTGGGCACTGGTGGAAGCAACAGCGCCGGAATAGATGCAGCAAAAAAATCGGCGATGGCGGATATTGCATCGCAGCTTCGCATTCAAGTCCAGTCTGAAATGAAAGAATTCACACAGAATTTATCCGTGAATGATGATGAACAAGTGTATTCAGACTTCAAACGTCAGTCACGGACAGTTGTGAGTGATGAGATCACCGGTGCGGATGTGATTGAAACAGTCGTCGATGAACAAAGCGCAACAACCTATGCGTTGGTGGTTTTAAATAGAGAGAAATACAGTGGAAGTCTTCGCGCAGAACTTGAAAACGGTTGGAAACAGGCAAGCGATCTTCGTGCAGCAGGAAATGATTTTTTTGCAAAAGGAAAACTGATAGAAGCTATTCAGAGTATCAATCAGATTAAACAGATAATTGCACCGTTATTGGCAAAGCAGATATTGCATAACGCGGCAGCGGCCGCCCCGTTCACATTTCCTTCTGTGTTTAATCCGGCCGCATTACAAGGAGACATCCGGACATTTTTAGCGAACGTGAAAATGGAAAAGAAAAGTGGCGATAATCAAAAAGGGAAGATCGGAGAAAAATTCTCAACTTCCTTTATTGTGACGGTAAAAGCCAATGGTGTTGCCTGTTCAGGTATCACGGTTGCTTTCTTGATTGACGAAAAGAATAAACTTGGTGAGTCCATTACTGATGAGAAAGGGGATGCGTCCTTCTCAACTATTGTGAGAAGTGGAAATGGAATCAAAGCAAAGATAGCGTTGCCTGGACTTGGAAGAGAATTTGAACAGAATATCAATTCTTCTGCTGTTGTGTTTTCATGGAATGCACAAGCTTCGGATAAAGCATTCTCCATCACTGTGAACGCCAAAAATAAAAAACTTGCTGAATCCGTTCAGTCCAAACTTTCATCTGCTATAACACAGATTGGATACAAAGTAGTTACTATGTCCAACAATACTCTTTCGATAGAAGTGACATCGGGAGTGCCGGGGAAGATTGAAGGGATGGCTGGGACACTCTATAATATTACCCTTGAAGCAACAGTGCATCGTAAAGATAATGCATCCAATTCCATAATTGGTTCAGCAACATTTTCTGCTAAGGGAGTCGGCTCATCTGAAGATGAAGCGATGATTAAAGCGGCTAGTGCTCTGAAGATTGAGCAAGCTGCATTATCGGAATTACTCCAGAAATAA